The Styela clava chromosome 2, kaStyClav1.hap1.2, whole genome shotgun sequence genome contains a region encoding:
- the LOC120335679 gene encoding uncharacterized protein LOC120335679: MSTNLSEMGAFGECEGNRTKDADSVLPTGRSVIAANEQENIPEDAFKGIMKIDKNKNLPNSFSSFPNSNMTPGEKQLSHNMSNNNSRTCKTMSTHSTDSQLFLNTVSENKPMETAAPTYTLDNISCICKALKQSEDFHKLENFLKKIPPDDYNSDTENIVMARAYIAFYRNSYKEMFNLLESRTFSSCNHKSLQNLWYMAHYAEAEKIRGRALGAVDKYRIRRKFPLPMTIWDGEEMVYCFKEKSRKALKDCYKTNRYPTPDEKRELAKMTGLSVIQVSNWFKNRRQRDRSPQQSPNSRKDHYDVNDNICNPRMDIGKMTPGEISMNLQGRVPSHESSKSINSAGNNFLKNPSDVKSYSTVPNFLQGTFEPSHMELKTSLSSTQIKSGIQQMNSVIPSNMDDSQLIALDALQHLHVPQLVNSSSKLQAGSFDNRTYNQTTPNTNSATPLSSKVSTASIATLNFDSVSLSTPLSTPGFISVQPGYVNPKKRQRCLSDPTDCLLKQPIKTFTGTFHTMPYRPHSLHLSQPSIQEIQSVNKVSTDMFGIGGSQHNDGLNKIGDNDSCELRHKIYPGIPSETAYSNFSPIKYPFQTSGNRISSIDNTMYGRTGLPTAPQVPLVNLHSTSVNMNLVSSMLSSPLSTTQEQMMSNPTLSKPEIFQGWAGGLPRWSPNFQYGLQHQPPLHSSYNMNASNINCNNNNNSKSDSNGQNIVIASNLLPLMVGSMVVNGTNPNIALATAAATLHELGSHITPSAMKEPSPTSPSVPTKKLRVDSPREDCGLDLSRPRKAASEFA, encoded by the exons ATGTCGACCAATCTGTCGGAGATGGGAGCGTTCGGCGAATGTGAAGGCAATCGTACCAAGGATGCCGACTCAGTGTTGCCGACTGGCAGATCTGTGATTGCGGCTAACGAACAAGAGAATATACCCGAAGATGCATTCAAGGGAATTATGAAAATTGATAAG AATAAAAATCTGCCAAACAGCTTCAGCTCTTTTCCGAATAGTAACATGACTCCTGGAGAGAAACAATTGTCGCATAACATGAGTAATAATAACAGCAGGACATGTAAAACGATGTCAACACATTCTACAGATtctcaattatttttgaatactgTATCTGAGAATAAACCAATGGAGACTGCTGCCCCAACTTATACTTTAGATAAT ATATCCTGCATATGTAAGGCACTGAAACAAAGTGAAGATTTTCataaacttgaaaattttttgaaaaaaataccaCCAGATGATTATAATTCTGATACAGAAAATATTGTGATGGCCAGAGCATATATTGCCTTTTATAG GAATAGTTACAAAGAAATGTTCAATTTATTGGAGAGTCGCACATTTTCATCATGTAATCATAAATCCCTACAAAATTTATGGTATATGGCTCATTACGCTGAAGCAGAGAAG ATCAGAGGAAGGGCACTGGGTGCTGTAGATAAATATAGAATCAGAAGAAAATTTCCACTTCCTATGACAATCTGGGATGGGGAAGAAATGGTTTACTGTTTTaaagaaaaatcaagaaaagccTTGAAG GATTGTTACAAAACAAACCGTTATCCAACGCCTGATGAAAAACGAGAACTTGCAAAAATGACGGGGTTGAGTGTGATACAAGTTAGCAATTGGTTCAAAAACAGAAGACAAAGAGATCGGTCACCTCAGCAGTCGCCAAATTCAAG GAAAGACCACTATGATGTGAATGACAATATTTGCAATCCAAGAATGGACATTGGTAAAATGACTCCTGGAGAAATATCTATGAATTTACAGGGCAG aGTGCCTTCACATGAGTCTTCAAAAAGCATCAACAGTGCaggaaacaattttttgaagaaCCCATCTGATGTGAAGTCATACTCTACTGTTCCTAATTTTTTACAAGGAACTTTTGAGCCGAGTCACATGGAATTAAAAACT tcATTATCATCAACTCAAATCAAATCAGGCATCCAACAAATGAACTCTGTTATTCCATCTAATATGGATGATAGTCAGCTAATTGCTTTGGATGCATTGCAACATTTACAT GTTCCTCAACTTGTCAATTCATCCTCAAAACTTCAAGCGGGTTCTTTTGATAATCGTACATACAATCAGACAACTCCGAATACAAATTCCGCAACGCCACTATCATCAAAAGTATCAACTGCTTCCATTGCGACACTGAACTTTGATTCCGTATCATTATCGACACCCTTGTCAACACCGGGTTTTATTTCTGTGCAACCTGGCTATGTGAATCCAAAAAAACGTCAACGATGCTTGAGTGACCCCACTGATTGTCTTTTGAAGCAACCAATTAAGACATTTACTGGGACGTTCCATACCATGCCTTACAGACCACATTCGTTACATTTAAGCCAGCCTAGTATTCAGGAAATACAAAGTGTCAATAAGGTCTCGACTGACATGTTTGGAATTGGCGGTAGTCAACATAACGATGGGTTGAATAAAATTGGAGATAATGACAGTTGTGAATTGCGACATAAGATATATCCGGGCATACCAAGCGAGACAGCTTATTCAAATTTCTCTCCAATCAAATATCCATTTCAGACAAGTGGCA ATCGTATTTCTTCAATTGACAACACAATGTATGGTAGGACAGGTCTTCCTACCGCTCCACAAGTACCCCTCGTCAACTTGCATTCAACCTCTGTCAATATGAACTTGGTTAGCAGTATGCTATCCAGTCCACTTTCTACTACACAAGAACAAATGATGTCAAATCCAACATTATCGAAGCCTGAAATATTCCAAGGATGGGCGGGTGGTTTGCCACGTTGGTCTCCAAATTTTCAGTACGGATTGCAGCATCAACCACCCTTGCATTCCAGCTATAACATGAATGCCAGTAACATTAATtgcaataataacaacaattcGAAGTCTGACTCTAATGGTCAAAATATAGTGATTGCATCCAATTTACTACCACTTATGGTTGGGTCTATGGTCGTGAATGGTACAAATCCAAATATTGCATTGGCTACTGCTGCGGCGACATTGCACGAACTCGGTAGTCATATAACACCTTCCGCAATGAAGGAACCCTCTCCTACATCACCATCTGTACCTACGAAGAAATTGAGAGTTGATAGCCCTCGTGAAGACTGTGGATTAGACTTATCTCGTCCTAGGAAAGCTGCTTCAGAGTTTGCttaa
- the LOC120335265 gene encoding uncharacterized protein LOC120335265: MLDLFMILKFFRQVIMILLRYLYRNRIGVRNPAKKDTSILLNLSLRPQFFILLSRFNKVHKIMPSTGKQEQIRIKLIFENAPPEMPSSSKYMILVKPAICGTVHDLENLIIRKFGFPKGVTVSLTLDGFVLLSTEEIFILDDNDCVSVSILYDIQKKQTKKRKLCSNEEETKSKTVKTHEKRKKKITKIAKFKKASGKIKPTKRKADTSDTSSTDNGNCKINGIKLTNGCSNNEPSQNSIKTKSKILENQNKITNQNILKLQMGEGGVKSPTNTSLCKHSSTNENIHLAKVSKSFSRLTPNSNKQHMNNISDNSIAKINNDILPIPSHSKVAEFKATGHVTFSSSSDSEMETDTHKQHSQQADNSLEVWLKSGTTPIHKEVVISKTGLKKPTDPGVSTNTSVIYDNPSQTNPKETNKSDNDEYEKPSRDYSTLLPSTWPPRIGDIIAYKLLEMSENYTPVISEYKEAKVMEIYTSGKSPIGVDSVKMDILWPKHSRDKKKTGRFEMDLSDDEPDDMTNEQLLEWQVMLEPRRID; the protein is encoded by the coding sequence ATGTTGGATTTGTTcatgatattgaaattttttcgtCAAGTTATTATGATATTACTCAGGTACTTGTACCGTAACAGGATTGGAGTCAGGAATCCTGCAAAAAAAGATACCAGTATATTGCTAAATTTGTCATTGAGGCCgcaattctttattttattaagCAGGTTCAATAAAGTTCATAAAATAATGCCATCAACTGGAAAACAAGAGCAGATACGAATAAaactgatatttgaaaatgcTCCCCCAGAAATGCCATCCTCGTCAAAGTATATGATTTTGGTGAAGCCTGCAATTTGTGGAACTGTTCATGATTTGGAGAACTTAATCATTCGGAAGTTTGGATTTCCTAAAGGTGTAACGGTATCATTAACTTTGGATGGTTTTGTTCTTTTGTCTACTGAAGAAATCTTTATCCTTGATGATAATGATTGCGTCTCTGTGTCAATACTTTATGACATTCAAAAGAAAcagacaaagaaaagaaaacTTTGTTCAAATGAGGAAGAAACTAAATCAAAAACTGTGAAGACACATGAAAAGAGGAAgaaaaaaatcaccaaaattgctaaatttaaaaaagcatCAGGAAAAATCAAGCCCACAAAACGTAAAGCTGATACATCTGACACAAGTTCAACAGATAACGgtaattgtaaaataaatggAATCAAATTGACAAATGGGTGCTCAAACAATGAGCCATCCCAAAATTcaattaaaacaaaaagtaaGATATTggaaaatcaaaacaagattacaaatcaaaatattcttaAGCTTCAAATGGGTGAAGGTGGTGTAAAATCTCCAACGAATACTTCATTGTGTAAACATAGTTCAACCAATGAAAATATACATCTAGCAAAGGTATCAAAGAGTTTTTCACGACTCACGCCAAACTCTAATAAACAACACATGAACAATATTTCAGATAACAGCATTGCTAAGATAAATAATGATATTCTGCCAATTCCATCTCATAGTAAAGTTGCTGAGTTTAAGGCAACAGGTCATGTAACATTTTCAAGCAGTTCAGATTCAGAAATGGAAACAGATACACACAAACAGCATTCACAACAAGCAGACAATTCTTTGGAGGTCTGGTTAAAATCAGGGACTACACCAATACACAAAGAAGTGGTAATATCGAAAACTGGTTTGAAAAAACCTACAGATCCAGGAGTTTCTACAAATACTTCTGTGATATACGATAATCCTTCTCAAACAAATCCTAAAGAAACCAACAAATCTGATAATGACGAATATGAAAAACCCTCAAGAGACTATTCTACACTTTTGCCATCGACATGGCCACCACGCATTGGCGATATAATTGCATATAAATTATTAGAAATGTCTGAAAACTATACTCCAGTTATATCAGAATACAAAGAAGCAAAAGTGATGGAAATTTATACTTCTGGTAAATCACCAATAGGGGTTGACTCTGTAAAAATGGACATTTTATGGCCAAAACATTCGCGCGATAAAAAGAAAACTGGAAGATTCGAAATGGATTTGAGTGATGATGAACCTGATGATATGACCAATGAACAATTATTAGAATGGCAAGTGATGTTAGAACCACGCAGGATTGATTGA
- the LOC120336205 gene encoding melanocortin receptor 5-like, translated as MLTKMPLIISMSDEEGSADYVTDGLEINGSELSTTSYGLSFKEEVNTTTEAYFLTSTMYTTSCVNNCDVKQFRISYSIITLGVIALIENLLLLFVVASLKLGKKCKMFYFLWHFSLADVILAFNYVLYNGRTISVCPTIYTCERRFFWETYSLQAMFTTSLLASYFFVLAATIDTFIAVRCPLWYTSWVTTKRVRIISVVIWTFTLSVASTGIAMMIWWDRRKGHSVLTFLLAILCVITAATVIGFNVAIVVSAWITINKGINKEAENRQSQFRSENLNTISRTLSSRSRISIGSIQLSERQKQNRKLTVTLVMFVAAFLTSCVPWPATLLICPSVGACQIKSYNVYILVLVLVHTVIIPIIYGFRIEEVNQEIKKLFRAVVNFIKCGR; from the exons ATGTTAACGAAGATGCCATTAATTATAAGTATGTCAGATGAAGAAGGATCAGCGGATTATGTTACTGATGGTCTCGAAATAAATGGATCGGAATTATCAACAACTTCTTATGGTCTCTCATTCAAG GAAGAAGTAAACACAACGACTGAAGCATATTTCTTAACCAGCACAATGTATACAACAAGTTGTGTTAACAATTGTGACGTCAAGCAGTTCAGAATATCATATTCAATCATAACCTTAGGTGTTATTGCCTTGATAGAAAATCTGCTACTACTCTTCGTTGTTGCTTCATTGAAATTGGGGAAGAAGTGCAAGATGTTTTATTTCCTTTGGCATTTTTCACTGGCTGATGTTATACTTGCGTTTAATTACGTCTTATACAATGGTCGAACCATATCAGTTTGTCCAACAATTTATAC GTGTGAACGACGTTTCTTTTGGGAAACATATTCCCTACAAGCAATGTTTACCACCTCACTGTTGGCATCATATTTCTTTGTACTGGCCGCAACTATTGATACATTTATTGCTGTGAGATGTCCGCTTTGGTATACTTCTTGGGTTACAACGAAACGAGTCAGAATCATCAGCGTTGTCATATGGACTTTTACTTTGTCTGTTGCCTCGACTGGAATTGCAATGATGATATGGTGGGACAGGAGAAAAGGCCATTCAGTCCTCACATTTTTGTTAGCGATTCTTTGTGTTATAACTGCAGCCACGGTTATTGGATTCAACGTTGCAATCGTAGTATCAGCTTGGATAACCATAAACAAAG GCATCAACAAGGAGGCAGAAAACAGACAATCTCAATTTCGTTCGGAAAATCTCAATACGATATCTCGGACTTTATCATCTCGATCTCGAATTTCCATCGGATCTATTCAGCTAAGCGAGAGGCAAAAACAAAATCGGAAACTGACTGTTACTTTAGTCATGTTTGTTGCTGCATTTCTCACAAGTTGTGTTCCTTGGCCTGCAACGTTGCTGATTTGTCCAAGTGTGGGAGCATGCCAAATCAAATCATATAACGTTTATATTTTAGTTCTTGTTTTAGTACACACTGTTATAATTCCTATTATTTACGGGTTTCGCATAGAAGAAGTCAATCAAGAAATAAAGAAACTCTTCCGGGCAGTTGTGAATTTCATAAAGTGTGGGAGATGA
- the LOC120335264 gene encoding epoxide hydrolase 1-like, translating into MLVYAIAAILAVFVYLKFIRRSPEDYEILSKYYGDRCWTKEDEIVDTSIRPFKIDVSDSEIEDLNERLDNVRFPSPSLEDTKFTYGVNQEFMKKFVDYWRNSYSWREQEKYLNKYPHFKTRIEGLDIHFVHFKPKTMSTLNQPRPLMLLHGWPGSFLEFFKMIPMLTDPTSHGGNETDLFEVIIPSIPGYGFSQASEVQGLGSLNCARIFHKLMLRLDHKKYYVQGGDWGSVIGSNMAMLYPSAVKGYHFNMINGGRNPLTVVKMLIASFAPNLFFDKEDVKANFPVKNLFIKLWKEFGYLHLQATKPDTVGFALSDSPVGLAAYIVEKFAVWTDPDSVDNDDGNIPKHWTYDELLNNIMIYWLSGNVTSSLRFYKETFSDLMITRDIKVRVPAGFAAFPSEVFHGMKCDIEYKCTRLLSYTRMREGGHFAAFQVPHVLTEDFRQFVRQIERVDLREKMDESEFAQDYKQTQLDRFETS; encoded by the exons ATGCTGGTTTACGCTATTGCAGCTATTTTGGCagtttttgtatatttgaagtTTATTCGTAGATCTCCAGAAGATTACGAGATACTGTCGAAATATTATGGAGATAGATGCTGGACCAAGGAAGATGAAATTGTTGATACCTCCATCCGTCCCTTCAAGATTGACGTTAGTGATTCAGAAATTGAAGATTTGAATGAGAGACTGGATAACGTGAG ATTTCCTTCTCCATCCCTTGAAGACACAAAGTTCACATACGGTGTTAATCAAGAATTCATGAAGAAATTTGTCGACTATTGGAGGAATTCATATTCATGGAGAGAACAAGAAAAATATCTCAACAAATATCCTCATTTTAAAACAAGAATAGAGGGACTGGATATTCATTTTGTTCACTTCAAACCTAAAACAATGTCAACTCTAAATCAG CCCAGACCATTGATGCTGCTGCATGGATGGCCAGGATCATTTctggaattttttaaaatgatccCAATGTTAACTGATCCAACTTCACATGGTGGAAATGAGACTGACTTGTTTGAAGTTATCATACCTTCAATACCAGGATATGGATTTTCGCAAGCTTCAGaagtccaag GTCTGGGCAGTCTGAATTGCGCAAGAATATTTCACAAACTGATGCTGAGGCTAGATCACAAGAAATATTATGTACAAGGAGGAGATTGGGGCTCTGTGATAGGAAGTAACATGGCCATGCTTTACCCAAG TGCTGTTAAAGGATATCATTTCAACATGATAAATGGTGGTCGAAATCCATTGACAGTAGTGAAGATGTTGATTGCCTCTTTTGCACCCAATCTCTTTTTTGACAAGGAAGATGTCAAAGCTAATTTTCCTGTAAAGAATCTATTTATAAAGTTATGGAAAGAATTTGGATATCTTCATCTTCAAGCAACAAAACCAGATACTGTTG GATTTGCTTTGTCTGATTCCCCTGTGGGACTTGCTGCTTATATAGTGGAAAAATTTGCTGTTTGGACCGATCCTGATAGTGT TGACAATGATGATGGCAATATTCCAAAACACTGGACATATGATGAACTCCTGAATAACATCATGATCTACTGGCTTTCTGGAAATGTCACTTCATCTCTGAGATTTTACAAAGAGACATTTAGTGATTTAATGATAACTAGAGa caTCAAAGTTCGAGTTCCTGCTGGTTTTGCTGCATTTCCTAGCGAGGTTTTTCATGGAATGAAATGTGACATAGAATACAAATGTACTAGGCTTCTCTCTTACACTCGAATGAGGGAGGGAGGTCACTTTGCTGCATTTCAAGTTCCTCATGTGTTGACTGAAGATTTTCGACAGTTTGTGAGACAAATTGAG AGGGTCGATCTGAGAGAAAAGATGGATGAATCCGAGTTTGCCCAAGACTATAAGCAGACTCAACTTGATAGATTTGAAACAAGCTGA